A genomic segment from Nodularia sphaerocarpa UHCC 0038 encodes:
- the smc gene encoding chromosome segregation protein SMC: protein MVHVKRVELTNFKSFGGTTSVPLLPGFTVISGPNGSGKSNILDALLFCLGLSSSKGMRADRLPDLVNNNQTSRGRASIEASVTVTFDLSGEDFSRRGAEARREEEEEEIPDSRLPTPDSPTEWSVTRRLRVTHHGSYTSNYYMNGVACTLTELHEELNNLRIYPEGYNVVLQGDVTSIISMNAKERREIIDELAGVSAYDRKIIQAKKTLDEVKDKEDSCRIIETELTTQRDRLSQDRAKAEKYQKLRAEFLAKQSWEAVLSWRSLQAQQEKLIGEIQAGDRTSTELNSQLTALNSQISQKSTELEELNARVKALGEEELLAVQSTLATQEAERKQLQRRQAELNTAIQETVKRLAQTQQEVQQYQRSLTEFAQTQVLEQQSILSCQQQRDEAQQALDASRAAAAEIASASEAWVQQQTAFNRQIESLLQTLEPQRTEQAQLRERHHQLQQLITEQTQLIATLEPELAAKETECNRVETEFNAASEPIQNLAENLSATEQELQIQQETQKRLLQEQREKQRQLDKIEAQAQAQQEVQGTQASKVILQSGLPGLCGLVVQLGKVDSRYQLALEISAGGRLGHIVVEDDSVAAAGIELLKQKRGGRATFLPLNKVRAGKFTQDATLRYANGFVDYAVNLVECDRRFQDVFNYVFGNTVVFRNIQEARPNIGLYRIVTLDGELLETSGAMTGGSSNQRSSLRFGQGESAESQETVALKSRLADIERIIERCTEAIATLAARTKEHTQALTEARQGRREQQLQLSQLQKDIQGLTAQLEGTRSQLTQNNEKITVAQSRLSVLDRELPGQESELQQLRQALAELEDSQTPSEWQQIQVTIKSQEQQLQQREGQFRDAQQRLKNLEIQQLRSQEKIQEAQTKIKQYHEQQTSQQNQLISLNTQHSELSTQISEIQAKLSQMEQNLGAEKQKRDATEQEVRSQLLKQQQLQWEIQKLQETQTKRREDLTVLQNQLRETGAELPNPLPEVTDKVDLEELQKELRSLAKRLQAMEPVNMLALEEYERTNNRLQELTEKLQTLEGERTELLLRIENFTTLRQRAFQEAFDAVNENFQSIFAILSDGDGYLQLENPEDIFNSGLNLVAHPKGKPVQRLASMSGGEKSLTALSFIFALQRYRPSPFYAFDEVDMFLDGANVERLSRMIKQEAQQAQFIVVSLRRPMIESAERTIGVTQARGAYTQVLGIKLKSSN, encoded by the coding sequence ATGGTACACGTTAAGCGCGTGGAACTTACCAACTTCAAATCCTTCGGTGGTACTACCTCAGTCCCTCTACTACCGGGGTTTACTGTCATTTCTGGGCCAAATGGTTCGGGTAAATCTAATATTCTCGATGCTTTGCTGTTTTGTTTGGGACTTTCTAGTTCTAAGGGAATGCGGGCGGATAGATTACCGGATTTGGTAAATAATAATCAAACTTCTAGGGGACGGGCTTCGATTGAGGCTAGCGTGACTGTGACTTTTGATTTGTCGGGGGAGGATTTCTCACGCAGAGGCGCAGAGGCGCGGAGGGAAGAGGAAGAGGAGGAAATTCCCGACTCCCGACTCCCGACTCCCGACTCCCCAACTGAATGGAGTGTTACTCGGCGGTTGCGGGTGACTCATCATGGGAGTTATACGTCGAATTATTATATGAATGGTGTGGCTTGTACTTTGACGGAGTTACATGAGGAGTTGAATAATCTCCGCATTTATCCAGAGGGGTATAATGTTGTGCTTCAAGGGGATGTTACTAGCATTATCTCGATGAATGCTAAGGAACGTCGGGAAATTATTGATGAGTTGGCTGGGGTTTCGGCTTACGATCGCAAGATTATTCAAGCTAAGAAAACTCTGGATGAGGTGAAGGATAAGGAAGATAGTTGTCGGATTATTGAGACGGAATTAACTACTCAGCGCGATCGCCTGTCACAGGATCGGGCGAAGGCGGAAAAGTATCAAAAACTACGGGCGGAATTTTTAGCTAAACAGTCTTGGGAGGCGGTTCTTTCTTGGCGATCGCTTCAAGCACAACAAGAAAAGTTAATTGGCGAAATTCAAGCAGGCGATCGCACTTCTACTGAATTAAATTCTCAACTCACAGCCCTCAATTCCCAAATTTCTCAGAAATCCACCGAATTAGAAGAACTCAATGCCCGTGTCAAGGCTTTGGGTGAAGAGGAACTTTTGGCGGTACAATCAACTCTGGCGACTCAGGAGGCGGAACGCAAACAACTCCAACGCCGACAAGCTGAGTTAAACACGGCGATTCAGGAAACTGTGAAGCGGTTGGCGCAAACTCAGCAGGAAGTTCAACAATATCAGCGTTCTTTAACGGAATTTGCCCAAACTCAGGTTTTAGAACAGCAATCTATTCTCTCCTGTCAGCAACAACGGGATGAAGCACAACAGGCTTTGGATGCTTCTCGCGCCGCAGCAGCTGAAATCGCCTCAGCTTCCGAAGCTTGGGTACAGCAACAAACCGCTTTCAATCGTCAAATTGAATCTTTACTACAAACTCTGGAACCCCAGCGTACTGAACAAGCACAACTCAGGGAACGCCATCATCAATTACAGCAATTAATTACAGAACAAACTCAGTTAATTGCGACTTTAGAACCGGAATTAGCCGCTAAGGAAACTGAATGTAATCGGGTGGAAACAGAGTTTAATGCTGCTAGTGAACCTATCCAAAATCTAGCAGAAAATCTCTCAGCTACAGAACAAGAATTACAAATCCAACAGGAAACCCAAAAGCGACTTCTCCAAGAACAACGGGAAAAACAACGCCAGTTGGATAAAATCGAAGCCCAAGCCCAAGCCCAACAGGAAGTACAAGGAACCCAAGCAAGTAAAGTTATATTACAATCTGGATTGCCGGGGCTTTGCGGTTTGGTTGTACAGTTAGGCAAGGTGGATTCTCGCTATCAGTTAGCTTTGGAAATCTCTGCTGGTGGGCGTTTGGGGCATATTGTGGTGGAAGATGACAGTGTAGCCGCAGCCGGAATTGAATTACTGAAACAAAAACGCGGTGGTAGGGCGACTTTTTTACCTTTAAATAAGGTTCGTGCTGGTAAGTTTACGCAGGATGCTACGTTGCGTTATGCCAATGGTTTTGTTGACTATGCGGTGAATTTAGTGGAGTGCGATCGCCGTTTTCAAGATGTCTTTAATTATGTTTTCGGTAATACCGTAGTCTTTAGGAATATCCAAGAAGCGCGACCAAATATCGGACTGTATCGGATTGTTACCTTAGACGGGGAATTGTTGGAAACAAGCGGCGCGATGACTGGGGGTAGTAGTAATCAGCGTTCCTCGTTGCGATTTGGTCAGGGAGAATCGGCGGAATCTCAGGAAACGGTGGCTTTAAAGAGTCGCTTGGCAGATATTGAACGAATTATAGAACGTTGTACCGAGGCGATCGCAACTTTAGCAGCCAGAACCAAAGAACATACCCAAGCCCTCACAGAAGCTCGACAGGGGCGACGAGAACAGCAGTTACAGTTGTCACAGTTGCAAAAGGATATTCAGGGTTTGACAGCGCAATTAGAGGGGACGCGATCGCAACTTACCCAAAACAACGAAAAAATCACCGTCGCCCAATCCCGGTTATCAGTTTTAGATCGGGAATTACCAGGACAGGAAAGCGAATTGCAACAATTGCGACAAGCTTTAGCAGAGTTAGAAGACTCTCAAACACCTAGTGAATGGCAACAAATCCAAGTAACCATTAAAAGTCAAGAGCAACAATTGCAACAACGAGAGGGACAATTCAGGGATGCCCAGCAAAGATTAAAAAATTTGGAAATTCAGCAATTGCGATCGCAAGAGAAAATCCAAGAAGCCCAAACCAAGATTAAGCAATATCATGAACAGCAAACCAGCCAACAAAATCAACTCATTTCCCTGAATACTCAGCATTCTGAACTCAGCACTCAAATCAGCGAAATACAGGCGAAATTGAGTCAAATGGAGCAGAATTTGGGTGCAGAGAAGCAAAAACGCGACGCAACAGAACAGGAAGTGCGATCGCAACTTCTCAAACAACAACAACTGCAATGGGAAATTCAAAAACTCCAAGAAACCCAAACAAAGCGGCGGGAAGACTTGACAGTATTGCAAAACCAACTGCGAGAAACTGGCGCAGAATTACCCAATCCTTTACCAGAAGTCACCGATAAAGTCGATTTAGAGGAACTGCAAAAAGAACTACGCAGCCTAGCCAAACGCTTACAGGCGATGGAACCAGTGAATATGTTGGCTTTGGAAGAATATGAACGCACCAACAACCGTCTTCAGGAACTAACGGAAAAATTGCAAACCCTAGAAGGGGAACGTACCGAATTACTATTACGAATTGAAAACTTTACCACATTGCGGCAAAGGGCTTTTCAAGAAGCCTTCGATGCAGTCAACGAAAACTTTCAATCGATTTTTGCGATTCTTTCCGACGGTGACGGCTATTTACAACTAGAAAATCCTGAAGATATCTTTAACAGTGGACTAAATTTAGTCGCCCACCCCAAAGGTAAACCAGTACAGCGTTTAGCTTCCATGTCTGGGGGAGAAAAATCACTCACAGCCTTGAGTTTCATCTTTGCTCTCCAACGCTACCGCCCCTCCCCATTTTACGCCTTTGACGAAGTAGATATGTTTTTAGATGGAGCAAACGTCGAGCGATTATCTAGAATGATTAAACAAGAAGCCCAACAAGCGCAATTTATAGTTGTGAGTTTGCGTCGTCCGATGATAGAATCAGCCGAACGCACCATTGGCGTAACTCAAGCCAGAGGAGCTTATACTCAAGTTTTGGGCATTAAATTAAAATCATCTAATTAG
- a CDS encoding glycosyltransferase 87 family protein has protein sequence MKIKLFTYKNQKIIFCISFFLTILCLAYFTRGFYYLIVDPIGAGDLSARWQEQQYIYRGLYPYDITQGSPFIDPKIGAITSGGYPPWAFFSGFIFFPPISFELTRWYHALLNVISLVILAVFSYEIGKPYGHLKAWFTVVACLSVSSHATTLGLGQYGIIINALLIGVFWLLQKKHNFFAGLLLGLALLKPNISALYFFILVIRKRVDSALACGLYIVISSSIIGVITQVSPIYMMEKMIKVSKYYVNTGYSGINILTNVGINPLVATLLLALVGTAIVISLFYLFKGHSLLFLFAIASVIGRLWTYHLVYDNVMLVFLLLAVIYLTFNQPNRLNVVILSLVLLSLSLPAKFTDLPFAQIFQSTIWVSAFLYLLICQKEFKEEVTTN, from the coding sequence ATGAAAATTAAATTATTTACTTACAAAAATCAAAAAATTATCTTTTGTATTTCCTTCTTCTTAACTATACTCTGTTTAGCCTATTTCACTAGGGGATTTTATTATTTAATTGTAGATCCAATTGGTGCAGGAGATTTATCTGCTCGCTGGCAAGAACAGCAATATATTTATCGCGGTTTATACCCTTATGATATTACTCAAGGTTCACCTTTTATTGATCCCAAAATTGGAGCGATAACATCTGGGGGATATCCACCTTGGGCTTTTTTCTCAGGTTTCATATTTTTCCCACCTATTTCTTTTGAATTAACACGCTGGTATCATGCTCTCTTGAATGTCATATCTCTAGTTATCTTAGCTGTTTTTAGTTATGAAATTGGCAAACCCTATGGACATTTAAAAGCTTGGTTTACAGTAGTTGCTTGTTTATCAGTTAGCAGTCATGCTACTACTCTTGGTTTAGGTCAATATGGCATTATTATTAATGCTTTATTAATAGGGGTGTTTTGGCTGTTGCAAAAAAAGCATAATTTTTTCGCAGGGTTGCTTTTAGGTTTAGCTTTACTCAAACCTAATATTTCTGCACTTTATTTTTTTATTTTAGTTATTCGTAAAAGAGTTGATTCAGCATTGGCTTGCGGACTTTATATTGTGATTAGCAGTTCAATAATAGGTGTGATTACACAGGTTTCTCCTATTTATATGATGGAGAAAATGATTAAAGTATCAAAATATTATGTTAATACTGGATATTCGGGAATCAATATTCTCACAAATGTTGGTATTAACCCGCTTGTAGCTACACTATTATTAGCCCTAGTTGGGACTGCTATAGTGATAAGTTTGTTTTATTTATTTAAGGGTCATTCTTTGCTGTTTCTCTTCGCTATAGCTTCTGTTATAGGTAGATTATGGACTTATCATTTGGTTTATGATAATGTCATGTTGGTTTTTCTGTTATTAGCAGTAATATATCTGACTTTTAATCAACCCAATAGATTAAATGTTGTGATATTAAGCTTGGTTTTATTGAGTCTATCACTTCCGGCGAAGTTTACCGATTTACCATTTGCACAAATCTTCCAAAGCACAATTTGGGTATCTGCTTTCCTTTATCTTCTCATTTGCCAAAAAGAATTTAAAGAAGAGGTAACTACTAATTAG
- a CDS encoding glycosyltransferase family 4 protein, with the protein MNFFNIISSLLSEAINFFVSYNCLNKYCQQEQNGTLDGHKFDAENQPHLKILLLTPYSPYPAHTGAAMRRLTQIQYLGERHSLVVVSFISLDKQYDLTARLKDCCSLTIAVRRRELPILYIGKGSQLINKFNSWKMKRILKKLSNLNFNIVLFDSIFMAQYFSLFPQSYRILSEHNIESTILEGTLNIYNQKKVPSSSSQKELDLFKEYENQTWMNFPLRTVVSEIDKKQLDDRCVIGETIVVRNGIDIKKINLVNCSLDAKKILFMGEMSYPPNVDAVCYFYQQILPVIWQHAPEFKFCIAGGNPALEVYDLGKDARIEIIANPEDMSKVAQECSLTVVPLRIGSGTRLKILHSMAMGLPVVSTTLGCEGLNLIDSLHISICNEPGKFAQAVIRLNSDYQFRSSLQKNARQLVEEYYDWQNIFTEFEKEMLFRYQQALRQN; encoded by the coding sequence GTGAATTTTTTTAACATCATCAGTTCCTTATTATCAGAAGCTATAAATTTTTTTGTTAGCTACAATTGCTTGAATAAATATTGTCAACAAGAACAAAATGGTACTCTTGATGGTCATAAATTTGATGCTGAAAATCAACCTCATTTAAAGATCCTTTTATTAACTCCTTATAGTCCATATCCTGCTCACACGGGTGCTGCAATGCGTAGATTAACGCAAATACAATATTTAGGTGAGCGTCATTCCTTAGTTGTAGTTTCATTTATCTCTTTAGACAAACAATATGATCTTACCGCAAGACTAAAAGATTGCTGTTCTTTAACAATCGCTGTGAGAAGAAGAGAACTTCCAATACTATATATAGGGAAGGGTTCACAACTAATTAACAAATTCAATTCTTGGAAGATGAAGCGCATTCTCAAAAAGTTGAGTAATCTAAACTTTAATATCGTTTTATTTGATTCCATTTTTATGGCACAGTATTTTTCATTATTTCCTCAGTCATATAGAATTTTATCCGAGCATAATATTGAATCTACTATCCTGGAAGGAACATTAAATATATACAATCAAAAAAAAGTTCCCAGTAGCTCTTCTCAAAAAGAACTTGATTTGTTCAAAGAATATGAAAATCAAACATGGATGAATTTCCCCTTGCGAACTGTTGTGAGTGAAATTGACAAAAAACAATTAGATGACCGTTGTGTAATAGGTGAAACTATTGTAGTTAGAAACGGTATTGATATTAAGAAGATTAATCTTGTTAATTGCTCACTTGACGCAAAAAAGATATTGTTTATGGGAGAAATGTCTTATCCTCCAAATGTTGATGCTGTTTGCTATTTTTATCAGCAGATATTACCAGTAATTTGGCAACACGCTCCAGAATTTAAGTTTTGTATTGCTGGAGGAAATCCAGCATTAGAAGTGTACGATTTAGGTAAAGATGCGCGGATAGAAATAATTGCTAATCCAGAAGATATGAGTAAAGTTGCTCAAGAGTGTAGTCTGACAGTAGTTCCTCTGCGTATCGGGAGTGGAACAAGACTTAAAATTTTGCACTCAATGGCAATGGGGCTTCCAGTTGTTTCGACCACTTTAGGATGTGAGGGTTTAAATCTAATTGATAGTTTGCATATTTCAATTTGCAATGAACCCGGAAAATTTGCCCAAGCGGTGATTCGTCTAAATTCAGATTACCAATTCAGAAGTAGTTTACAGAAAAACGCTCGTCAGTTAGTTGAAGAATACTATGACTGGCAAAATATTTTTACAGAGTTTGAAAAAGAAATGCTGTTTAGATATCAACAGGCTTTGAGGCAAAATTAA
- a CDS encoding glycosyltransferase, giving the protein MPNHYIKFLSKIKSKYSFKFLQWGRNDVEQFVDSYFPEISTLYRNLPFSIQRADIIRYMLMYELGGIYADLDIVPVKKNIADLFVKYPQAKILLITESILLKEQCIEFGHKHKIRQGVTEEPVRVANYFLISREPKHKFWLDVLEEIKSRASLSIQESYDILYTTGPAMLTTVYHQTVAQKYPDIVLLSEAEAGEYIRHVKTGSWRFKNPDGSIQY; this is encoded by the coding sequence ATGCCAAATCATTATATTAAATTTTTGAGCAAAATTAAATCAAAATATTCATTCAAATTTTTACAATGGGGACGTAATGATGTAGAGCAATTTGTCGATTCATATTTCCCTGAGATATCTACTCTTTACCGAAATCTTCCTTTTTCTATACAAAGAGCAGATATTATCCGTTATATGTTGATGTACGAATTGGGAGGAATTTATGCTGATCTAGATATTGTACCTGTTAAAAAAAACATAGCGGATTTGTTTGTTAAATATCCACAAGCGAAGATTTTACTAATTACTGAATCTATTTTACTAAAAGAACAATGTATTGAATTTGGTCACAAACACAAAATTCGCCAAGGAGTTACCGAAGAACCCGTAAGGGTTGCTAATTATTTTCTAATTAGTCGAGAGCCAAAACATAAGTTTTGGCTTGATGTTTTAGAAGAAATAAAAAGCCGAGCATCGCTGTCAATTCAAGAATCTTACGATATTCTTTATACAACTGGTCCAGCTATGTTAACCACTGTTTACCATCAAACGGTTGCTCAGAAATATCCGGATATTGTTCTACTCTCAGAAGCTGAAGCTGGTGAATATATACGTCATGTTAAGACTGGAAGCTGGAGGTTTAAAAATCCTGATGGTTCAATTCAATACTAA
- a CDS encoding glycosyltransferase family 4 protein, with protein MKVVCDISLLGIFLYGKKCGLFRTAENFIMALKESKECDLTFCSSLSFETWAKSLNYTMQNQLGQDIFFIGQNQREKTRKRAYDSLFNLKRYAGSKGWCRTEFLPDFVPNFLGYKFDLISPKDLDSQNIFHSLYHRLPSISKLKKNINNFLTVHDIIPIMYPHLCGIDEKLSNFDKNFNLKQSLDSLNKESWIICISNSTRNDLCNFLENKIDPQKIFVISWGAAADIFYPCSNLEKFNSIKIKYNLPSAPYILSLSPLDTRKNLNHLIQCFLDLIEQEKIKDLYLVLAGDIPSYSSYDSIFKAVSSYPHLKERIIFTGYVDDQDLASLYSNALVFVYPSLYEGFGLPPLEAMQCGTPVITSNTSSLPEIVGNAGIMLDPHDVDGLCESLFKLYQQTSLQNILSLQSINQAQKFSWSKCIQETIAAYQYSLSQS; from the coding sequence ATGAAAGTTGTTTGCGATATATCTTTGCTTGGTATTTTTCTTTATGGGAAGAAATGTGGACTGTTCCGCACTGCCGAAAATTTTATCATGGCTCTGAAAGAATCAAAGGAATGCGATCTAACATTTTGCAGCAGTTTATCTTTTGAAACATGGGCTAAGTCTTTGAACTATACCATGCAAAATCAGCTGGGTCAAGATATTTTTTTTATTGGTCAAAATCAAAGAGAAAAAACGAGAAAAAGGGCTTATGACTCTCTCTTTAATCTGAAAAGATATGCTGGTTCTAAGGGATGGTGTCGAACTGAGTTTTTGCCAGACTTTGTACCTAATTTTCTTGGATATAAATTTGATTTAATTTCTCCCAAGGATTTAGATAGTCAAAACATTTTTCATTCTTTATATCATCGTTTACCCTCAATCTCCAAACTTAAAAAAAATATAAATAATTTTCTAACCGTTCACGATATAATCCCAATTATGTATCCTCATCTTTGTGGAATTGATGAAAAGTTATCTAACTTCGATAAAAATTTTAATTTAAAACAGTCCTTAGATAGTTTAAATAAAGAAAGTTGGATTATTTGTATTTCTAATTCAACTCGCAACGATTTATGTAATTTTTTGGAAAACAAAATTGACCCACAAAAAATTTTTGTAATTTCCTGGGGAGCGGCAGCAGATATTTTTTATCCTTGTTCTAATTTAGAAAAATTTAACTCCATAAAAATAAAATATAATTTACCCTCTGCTCCTTATATTTTAAGTTTAAGTCCGTTAGATACCAGAAAAAATCTTAATCATCTTATTCAATGTTTTTTAGATTTAATTGAGCAAGAAAAAATTAAAGATTTATACTTGGTTTTAGCAGGTGATATACCGTCCTATAGTAGTTATGACTCAATTTTTAAAGCGGTTTCTAGCTATCCGCACCTAAAGGAACGAATTATTTTTACAGGATATGTAGATGATCAAGATTTAGCTTCTCTATACAGTAATGCTCTTGTTTTTGTTTATCCTTCTTTGTACGAAGGTTTTGGTTTACCTCCTTTAGAAGCAATGCAGTGTGGAACTCCAGTGATTACTTCCAATACTTCATCTCTTCCTGAAATTGTTGGCAATGCTGGAATTATGCTTGATCCTCATGATGTAGATGGTTTATGTGAAAGTTTATTCAAACTTTATCAGCAAACTTCTTTGCAAAATATTTTATCATTGCAGTCAATTAACCAGGCTCAGAAATTTAGTTGGTCAAAGTGTATTCAAGAAACTATTGCAGCTTATCAGTATTCTTTATCCCAAAGTTAA
- a CDS encoding glycosyltransferase, whose amino-acid sequence MKKIKVSVIIPSYNSSQTIERCLTSLEQQETSEKFEVIVVDSSTDNTKVIIEAKFPHVNLYCFSDRKYAGVARNFGVSKSSGDIIVFTDADCFVESNWINQIIAAHQKTDMPVIGGSIANGNPESYIGWAYYFSSFNRFLPRPGVYKYTDLATGCLTIKKWIFEKYGYFSEDKFAEDTLFCWQMAEAGYPLLFMPDIKVYHINLENWQEFILKKIQHGKAFAQVRVRKYNFSTGKHLVYILGSPLLPLLLIYRCTKEVLKAPIYWKYFSQVLPLICLGLLAWSWGEFLGYFKKNQSLLK is encoded by the coding sequence ATGAAGAAAATTAAAGTATCTGTGATTATTCCTTCCTATAACTCCAGCCAAACTATAGAAAGATGTTTAACTTCCCTTGAACAGCAAGAAACTTCAGAAAAGTTTGAGGTGATTGTAGTTGATAGTTCTACTGACAATACGAAGGTTATTATTGAAGCAAAATTTCCTCATGTTAATTTATACTGCTTTTCTGACAGAAAATATGCAGGAGTGGCGCGAAATTTTGGAGTGTCTAAATCAAGTGGAGACATTATAGTTTTTACTGATGCAGATTGTTTTGTGGAATCAAACTGGATCAATCAAATTATTGCAGCACATCAAAAAACAGATATGCCTGTAATAGGAGGATCAATCGCTAATGGAAATCCAGAAAGTTATATTGGTTGGGCATATTATTTTTCTAGCTTTAACCGATTTCTACCTCGACCAGGAGTGTATAAATATACCGATTTAGCAACAGGTTGTCTGACAATCAAAAAATGGATATTTGAAAAATATGGTTATTTTTCTGAAGATAAATTTGCTGAAGATACATTATTTTGTTGGCAAATGGCAGAAGCTGGCTATCCACTTTTATTCATGCCAGATATTAAGGTTTATCATATCAATCTAGAAAATTGGCAAGAGTTTATCCTCAAAAAAATCCAACATGGCAAAGCATTTGCTCAAGTGAGAGTGAGAAAATATAATTTTTCTACAGGCAAACACTTAGTTTATATTTTAGGTTCTCCTCTGTTACCTTTATTGCTTATATATCGCTGTACAAAGGAAGTTTTAAAAGCCCCAATTTACTGGAAATATTTTTCTCAAGTATTACCTTTAATTTGCTTGGGATTGTTGGCTTGGTCATGGGGAGAATTTTTAGGATATTTTAAAAAAAATCAATCATTATTAAAATAA
- a CDS encoding ABC transporter ATP-binding protein: protein MFKLIKIFKIIIPLIQFYPWGIPVIIILGIFASLAEGIGISLLIPFLQNLQSGNSPEINISIIKNLDQYLINFEPQQRVIFLIISILVSILVKAGLSYIYTALCSWLENYTLHKLRTAVYQQLMEVSQSFWDRNKSGELLNLIFQETAYSIQVLTFLIWLIINLCMISIFGLLLLLISWKLTLLVTLAFLLISGLIHTLTAKIAALGQESQQANSYLSNLILENFTGIKTIRAFGRENHEESRYQQASKQCRDLNVKLQKQTVMIEPVSEGLAVATLVFIMLIAFYTQISFPVLIIFILMLYRLLPQVQRFNYNFNQVIALSYYVKSVFSLLERDDKPYINSGNINFQELNKGITFDAVSFLYHSQNKPALEKLSLFIPQGQTTALVGSSGAGKSTIINLIFRFYDVTSGEIYIDDYPIKELELSAWRSHISLVSQDVHIFSSTVRENIAYGRPDAKDAEIIEAAKQAHAHEFICELYQGYDTFVGDRGIKLSGGQKQRISIARAILCNPKILILDEATNSLDNISEKLIQEAINILRHNRTVIVIAHRLSTIENADQIIVLKQGKVEEQGSFVSLMHRQGVFHKLYKLEYQNHQN from the coding sequence ATGTTTAAATTAATCAAAATTTTTAAGATCATAATTCCTCTAATTCAGTTTTACCCTTGGGGTATTCCAGTAATTATCATTTTAGGAATTTTTGCTTCTCTAGCAGAAGGGATAGGAATTAGTTTATTGATTCCTTTTTTGCAAAACTTACAATCAGGAAATTCTCCAGAAATTAATATTTCTATTATTAAAAATCTTGACCAATACTTAATTAATTTTGAACCTCAGCAGAGAGTTATATTTCTGATAATATCTATCTTGGTGTCAATTCTAGTTAAAGCCGGGTTGTCTTATATTTATACCGCACTTTGTTCATGGTTGGAAAATTATACTCTCCATAAGTTACGTACAGCAGTTTATCAACAATTAATGGAAGTGAGTCAGAGCTTCTGGGATAGAAATAAAAGTGGTGAACTTTTAAATTTAATTTTTCAAGAAACAGCCTACTCAATTCAAGTATTAACTTTTTTGATTTGGCTAATCATCAATTTGTGTATGATTAGTATTTTTGGCTTATTACTACTGTTAATATCTTGGAAGTTAACGTTATTAGTAACATTAGCATTTTTACTAATTTCTGGATTAATCCACACCCTGACAGCGAAAATAGCAGCATTAGGACAAGAATCTCAACAAGCAAATAGTTATCTGAGTAATCTAATATTAGAAAACTTTACTGGTATTAAAACCATTCGTGCATTTGGTAGAGAAAACCATGAAGAAAGCCGTTATCAGCAAGCTTCTAAACAATGCCGTGATCTCAATGTAAAGCTACAAAAACAAACAGTAATGATCGAGCCTGTTTCTGAAGGATTAGCAGTAGCAACACTGGTATTTATAATGCTGATTGCCTTTTACACTCAAATTAGTTTTCCTGTACTTATCATCTTTATTCTTATGCTTTATCGCTTGCTACCGCAAGTCCAGAGATTTAATTATAACTTCAATCAAGTAATTGCTTTAAGTTATTATGTTAAATCAGTGTTTTCTTTACTGGAACGTGATGATAAACCCTATATTAATTCTGGAAATATTAATTTCCAAGAATTGAACAAAGGAATTACTTTTGATGCGGTAAGTTTTTTGTATCATTCTCAAAATAAACCAGCTTTAGAAAAACTTTCTCTGTTTATACCCCAAGGACAAACCACTGCTTTAGTTGGGTCTTCAGGTGCAGGTAAATCAACTATAATTAACTTAATTTTCCGCTTTTATGATGTGACATCAGGAGAAATTTATATTGATGATTATCCTATCAAAGAACTTGAATTATCTGCATGGCGCAGTCATATTTCTTTAGTTAGTCAAGATGTGCATATTTTTAGTTCTACAGTTAGAGAGAATATCGCCTATGGTCGTCCAGATGCTAAAGACGCGGAAATTATAGAAGCGGCAAAACAAGCTCACGCTCATGAATTTATCTGTGAACTTTATCAAGGATATGATACTTTTGTAGGCGATAGAGGGATTAAACTTTCTGGAGGGCAAAAACAAAGAATTTCTATTGCTCGTGCGATTTTATGTAATCCTAAAATTTTAATTTTAGATGAAGCAACCAATTCTCTTGATAATATTTCAGAAAAATTAATTCAAGAGGCAATTAATATCCTCCGTCATAATCGAACTGTGATTGTCATTGCCCATCGCTTATCGACTATTGAAAATGCTGACCAAATAATTGTATTAAAACAAGGTAAAGTCGAGGAACAGGGTTCTTTTGTTTCTCTAATGCATAGGCAAGGAGTATTTCATAAACTTTATAAATTAGAATATCAGAATCATCAAAATTAA